The DNA region agcagccagaatatttttggcatcactgggcaaaaattccaaaaggctttagaaaatctagcccatgacgggagactttgacaaatcacaggtcatttcagagagagcgcgttcctattggctgtgctccctTTAAATACAGTCAGGTAGTAGTGCATCATGGGGACGATTCCAGTGTTATGGTCTCCTATTTACCATACTCATAAGGACAAACTTTGCATTCTTGAGGCAATTTGCATTCTACCTGGGAAATCTTCAAACCTCAATGATCACTGATAAATGTCAGTGATACATAGTAATATGTGTGCATTATGGGTGTTAAATTACATGGAAATACCCATTTACTGTAAATACAATTTGTAGTATTTTGTTACCATGAATCCAGaatgatatattttttactttttcaatcAAGATGAATGTTATTTTGGTTAGACATGTTTACTAGAGTGCCGGATCGAGGtttataatgtacagtatgaaaATGTTTGTGTGGCCCGTGTAAACTTGAATTTACTCAATGCAAtacaattaatacattaatattaaaacaaacGTCCTAGTTTCTGATTATAAACAGACTATCAATAGGtagattatatattatttttttcattgattaaatatttgaaggcAAATGCtattagcacccaggtgtcagtagccaacaatattattaatataatacaataatattatttaatcaTTATATGAAAGGGCTTTCTGGCAGAAAACCATTCCATAGCTGCTGTATGACTATTCTTACTCCGGTATTTTAATCAGGGATGATTTTTGCTTTGTGTTGCCTTTAAGGATAAATATGAAAGATAAGTAAGAGTACTGtacaggtcattgttgtgaaagaatcacCGACAGGACGATGCTGCACCCCGATACACAGCGGagggggattctttcacaacaatgacccactagctgtacattatcccgcttattacgcGGCCACTTAtggaagaaatcaatattttgacacaaaaaagatccgccagagtccgacatcggagctgcgcccatagcaacggtctgttatacatagcaacggtctgttatacatggcagCGGTCTCCTATAcatgtctgttatacatagcaacggtctgttatacatagcaacggtctgttatacatagcaacggtctgctatacatagcaacggtctgctatacatagcaatggcctgttatacaaagcaacggtctgctatacatagcaacggtctgttatacataacaacggtctgctaaacatagcaacggtctgttatacatagcaacggtctgttatacataacaacggtctgttatacatagcaacggtctgctatacatagcaacggtctgttatacataacaacggtctgttatacatagcaacggtctgctatacatagcaacggtctgttatacatagcagcggtctgctatacatagcaacggtctgttatacatagcaacggtctgctatacatagcaacggtctgttataaagattctacagaccgcagaacgccgtgattgaccaatcaaaattgaatattcaacacagccgtgtaatacttttttttcctgctggctTGCCTTCATCGGGGTGGTCTTTGAGGCCGTTTCCTTCATACATCATACGACCGGTAGATCATCATGGATACCAAATATGCCATAAAAGCCAACATTGAAAACACAAGAAACAAGCTTCGTCAACACGTCCTTAAATTTCTGCAACATATTGTAacacttttgttatttttctcaaCTGTCAATTAGGCACATTTGTGAAAATATGAGTGTTTAGAAACTGTTGCCTTGTCTTCATACATGGGATACACTATTCATAAAACAGTTTCTGTCTCAAATGTCCAGTTATGTCAGACTTAACTATTTGGTCCAAGTGTGGGTGAAAGCAAGTACAGACTAGAAGGCTTTTATTAAAATCCTTTACTAAAATTATATTCACTCAGTGGGCATTGAACATTTACTAGGAAATATGACATTCAGACCCTAAATGTCAAATTTGTGAAGGCAAAGacgtaatatatattatatacattcaaATTAAACATTCAAGTCTGATTCAAATCTAAATAAACTCTTCTATAAACATTTACCTCTGTGCCACTAGTGACAAGTAAATCATTACTGAAGGAAAACCCCACCCCTTGGATCTGGTTAAAGTGTTAGATATCATCTATGCGTTCCAGATGTTAGCTTATCTCATAAATAACCTCTGGAATGCTTTGATGAAAGGATTGTGTGCTCCCAATTTCCCTAAACTCACCTGTTAGTTCTATGAGAACAATTACTGCCATACCCCTTATTCAaagtgcattgcattgtggttATTCTACAAGAACCCCCCCTTCTTCCTATTTTATTGTGATGGACTGACAACAAAATACAGCAATGTTAGAGCCCATTTATGCTATTTAACTCCATTGTACCTGCTGGAAATATGGCACAAAGTTATGTGGGGGGGGGATTTTTAAGACAATTAGTTCTGATTTAGTGATAGTCAAACATTTAGACTTCTACAACGTAGTCCGAGTTGCCACAGATCGCCCCAGCGTCTTCGTAATGGGCACAATTATGTGTCCCCACGCCGGGGTGTTGGCAGTCCAGCAGACTGGCCTCGGTCCCttcacactgaacatcatcCAGAAGAATCTGCAGATCCTTCCCCTCCCCAAACTCCGAGTTCTTGGCCGCCTTCAGAGCATGCCTGAAGCCCAGCTGCCGGCAAACCACCGCAGCGTTCTTGGTGGTCCACAGGTCGTCGCACACCGTGCCCCAGTCCCCGTTGATATAGACCTCCACCCGTCCACGGTCGCTGCGGCCTTGTTCATCCCCGACCAGCCTCACCGCTCCATTCTGGAGCTCGGGCGCACTCTCCGTTCTGGATTTGCCCTTCCTGCGTCTGCCTTTCCGCCTCGTGTGTCTGGGCGACTTGGTGGTAGTCGTGGTTGGCGAAGGGGTGGTCGGGTCCGGTACTCCTAGACGGTCGATGAGCTCTTGGAGCCAGTCGTAGGACTCTGTGGGTTGCGGCTCAGGCTGGATTTTGTTTCGTTCCTCAACGCCGATTAATGCTAAAGGGGAATAAAAACACGTTGTCAAAGATTTAATCAGTGTTGTAACCAGTCAGTAGTGAGGTCAAAGTGTTGGGACTCACTTTCCTGGGGAACAAACTTGATGAGGTTACTCTTCACTCTGACAGGAAGAGGGTCATAGTGACAGTGTCTCGGCGGAGCACGtctgaaaaacaatgaataacaaAACAGAGTGAAATATTGTTGTACACGAGAGAAGACAGAATACAAGCAGGTGGACACATAGAAATATTCCAAATAGCCCAGTGGTGAGGAACAGTTAAATGAGGTTAATGGATGGGAAACAAATTAGGTGACACAACCGTCTACTGCTGAGAGAAACGCAGAGAGAGCCAAGAGCTGTCAGAGGAGGGGAGATTTAGGCCTTTGACACTGCTGCCAGCGCTGCTTCAGAGACGGGCAGCAAGAACTCCACATTCAGCTAAAGTCATCCCACCAGTGCTGAGAAAACACAGATCTAAGCCTCCATCCAGGCCAAGTGTGATCATGATACTGCACATCCCCTCGGGCTCACAGAGAAGAATGACATGCCTGTGTTTGTAATTATGAACAGATGTGTGTCTTATATATCCATTTCCGAGACACAGAAATAGAACCGTACATACTCTCTACACAGTGAGCAGTTACTGTACACGGCAAGTTTTCTCTGAGTAAAGATGGCGGAGTAAGAATGAAGCAAAgtaattcataaataaagttTCTGCACACAACTTGGACTGTTCCATATCACCCCTAGCAGTGGCAGTAATGGACTGAACCATCTTATCCCTGGTCTGTATGAGCAGGATCAGTCGGTCACATTTGCAGTACCGAACTGACTATGCGTGCATGAAACTATACCATTACATATGAAATAAAAACCTGGACAGTCATTTCTTCATCTTAGTCGATCACCTGCATCTTCTAACATGAGTATGGAGCTGACAGCGTAGACACAGTAACAgataaatggactgcatttatttatacagaactGAGTCTTAGCAACCACTCCCAAGCCAGCATTCaccctttcacacacacttaagtatttccatttcatgctactttctacttctactccactacatctcagagggaaatattctactttttactccactgcatttatatGATAACTTAAGTTTCTAGTTTCTTTGCAGgttcttattattaatacaaaataataaaggatgATATATTATCAtagattattacacggctgtgttgaatactcaattctgattggtcaatcacggcgttctgcggtctgtaatttctttatagcagaccgctgctatgtatagcagaccgtcgctatgtataacagaccgttgctatgggcgcagctctgatgtcggactctgggggaccgtttttgtgtctgtcagcatattgatttcttcagtaagtatccgtgtaataagcggaatAATgtcgggtcattgttgtgaaagaatccccttcagggcgatgagagagtgcagcatcgccctgtcggggattctttcacaactatgaccggctagctgtacattatcccttacttaaacaAAAGTatctccacctttaccagctgcaacattaaagtcatgaacacattaatgcatcaatcatcagcatacaataaaataatctgtattattctgcataatgagcacttttacttttggaactttaagtatattttgatccTGATGCTTTtgtacatttactgaagtaacattttgaGTGCAGGAATTTTACTTGTAATTTTTACACTATgctattgctacttttacttattaCTTAAGTAATATATCAgaatactttttccaccactgtcGGTGGCCGAGGCCCCACACAAGGTGCCACCTGCTCATCAGGAGCCATaaacattcacactcacacaacaacagcacagcCATCGGAAGCAAGATGGGGTTCAGTCAGAGGACACTGCCACATGTGGACTGTAAACCGCTttacctcctgagccacagccacccccgTGTCCCCTAAGTGTCCATAATACTCACCTCGAGGGGTCCACCACTTTATAAATGACTCCTGAAGGTGACGTAGCGCTCGGTATTCCAGTCGACATGAAGTACAGCTCGCCtggtggaaagaaaaacaaaacactacatCAACAGGACATTACACATTACAGCTAGTGTAAACTCAGTTTGAGGGTGTGCATGTGTTCACACATTACCAGCTTCATCCTCTGCAAAGGAGATGATGTACTGGTGGTAGTTGTTGATGAGTCCAGGGAAGGCACAGGTCAGGCCCATCCCCATACAGATCTCATTGTATTTCCATTTCCCTGTGTTTCTGTCCTCCCTCAGACTCATCAAACGCCTGGAAAAGGAATGAAATCTACAATCTCCAACGTGCACTGCACTGTTACTTTATGATGAAGCATTGTGTGAACTTTTTAAGTCTTTGTCTACTTCTACTTTGGTTTATATTTTCCTACTTTTCCCAAAGTACTTTTAAAACAGCCTTAGAGAACATTTGCTTCAggagctttacaatctgtatagcacacaacaccctctgtcctttgacCCTCAATTCAgatcaggaaaaacaaaaatgattcatAGAATGTGAACATATATGAAGAAAATGGATCCGGGAAGGATGTCAAGCGGCATCCAGGTGTCGCCAAACagaacctcctctccaccaggACCATTCAGATCTATACGTATCAAtaccacagtgtgaaaatactccattataaaagtcctgcatttaaactTTACTTAACTAAAAGTACAGAAGCAAAATGTACCGTAtcgaaagtaaaagtattcatcatATAGAATAGAGTGTTTTCATATAGAACATTATTGTCACCTATGCACTGACATTTTAATGTTCGTTGGTCAAGGTGGAGGTGATTTTAGCCACTTTATACTGGCCTATATATACTGCAAAAAGGCTTATAACAAGTGTTTTCTGTCTGATAAATAATGTCACCACAAGGCAATAAAGTGCTACTTTAGTTGCATGTTTAAAGTAGTTCACAGTCTTCATGCATCTAACAAACACCTCCATGTACACCAGTTATCTTCAGGTTTACGTCTGACATCACATCGTTGCCATTACTcaaaaaatagcaaaaacacACGCTTCTAAGCTTGGTGTTATATTGCAAAGAAAATCTGCTATTCACCAGATTCAACCCCTCTTACCCGCTCATGAAGTCTCCAAATATGTACATGCCGTTTATGTTGGGATATTCGCAGCCTCGGTACACGTAGCCACCAGTCACTGACTTGCCCATCTTGTGAGGGTACGCATAAATAGGGAGGACATCATCTGTGAAAAAAACCcaatcattattgttattactgagtttctcctctctctgttagCCATTTCTTTACAATGAATCCATGTGTTGACCTAATTAAACATGCTATTCTGAGTGAAAACAGATTTAAAAGATGAATatgaaatttatttttcaagtCAAACTTGTAAACTCCATCATGTGATTATGCCGAATGATTAGATGTCCGAATGAAATCCAAATGCAGTCAGGGCCAGCGAAAAGTTAAAAATAGATTGCAAgtatttttaataaatcttaTTGGAAATGAGCGTAGCAATCACAATACATTGCCATGATGACAGTGATACACAGTAAAAAGAACAATGCAGTTCCAACTAACAAGGCACATCTGAAGTGACTTGTGATGCATTAAAATAATTACAGTTAGGCAAGTAAATCATGTCTTAGGTTATGGTTACTGATTATCTAACTGTCTACTCTGTGACAACAGAATGAGCCGCATTTTGCCGACAGAAAGGTGTAAGTTCTCTGTGTTTGGTAGACGCTGGTCAAATGTTGCTTTCAATATTCCCTCTGACACCCACTGCAGTTAGATTAGTTGTAATGATGAGCTCATGTCTTTTTACTATGTGGCAGTATTTCTACTAAGGGCCAAGAGCTTGCAGCTTTTCCTTCAAACAAACACTACAGAAGCTGAGTTCATCCAGATAGTTAAAGTTACAGTAGTTTGTGCAGAGAGCTGTCGTGGTGCTCTACAGTCTTGGCCCTTCAGTACAACGCAGTCGGAGACCACTGTTGTCTGCAGTTGAAGGAGGGTAACCATGGACTGACCAGAGCATGCCTACCTAGTGAGCTGTTGGCACACAGCTTCTTATCGTAGCAGGAGAAGCCCTCTTTGGCTCTCCAGCCGTAGTTTCGACCTTTCTCGATGATGTCGATCTCTTCGAACTTGTTCTGGCCCACGTCCCCGCAGAAGACGCGCCCTTTGCCCTCTTTGGTCCGGGGGTCGCCGCGGTCCACAGAACACCTCCACATATTGCGGACACCGTAAGCATAAACCTCAGGTCGAGCCCCCCGCTCGTGTATGAAGGGGTTATCTGGAGGAATTCTGTACAACGGGCCTCTCTCATTCTCATTCACATCAATGCGGAGAACTTTACCCAACAGGGCTGACCTAAAGTAGAAACAAAAGTCATATTTCATCTAAATTGCAAAGAAACATGCAATTACTCTTCATAAATATAAACGaagtgtatatattattatgactaAAACACTGATCAAACAATAGCACATTTTTACTAGATATTGGATGCATCCTTTGTTTCTTCAGATCATTTGAGGGTGTTTAGTTTCAGAAACCTTTGTGGAAATCTTACTTGTTCTGGGCATTCCCATATTTCCCGAAAGGGTCTCCTGCCATCCCACCATCCCCTGTGAAAATGTATAAGTAGCCATCATCTGCAAATAGAAGTTGCCCTCCGTTGTGGTTGGATGCTGGCTCATCGATCTCCAGAATAACTCTGGAGGGGACATGGACATGACAAATAAGACAAGACAAAGAGCTGGTACAGGCCCATTGCTGTTTGCTCACCTGGATCAGTCCATACCTACCGCTCAGAGGCATGATCCACTACATTCATGTCATTGGCTGACACGTGGAACTCACTGATCCTGATCCTCTCGTCAAAACCCACCTCCACTGAGTAATACACATACAGCTTCCCATTGAACTTGTGCATGGGGTGAAAAGTGAGTCCGAGAAAGCCTCTCTCGTCACCTTCCCATGATGACGTTAACACCGCCTTGGTAATATTCAAAAACGGCTTCTCCAGTTTGGACCGGTCGGGAAGGTACGTCCACACCAAGCCCACCTGTTCTGCCACGAAGAACCGATGCGTGCCATCGTTGGCGTGCACCATGGCTAGCGGGTTCCGCAGCCCGTTCGCGACTTCTTCCAGGCACAGCTGCAGACAGCCGTCCGTGTCTGACTGGACCCGGCCCAAATTCTGGGTGAGCTTCTGGTTGCTGAGGAGGTGCGGGTAGCAGTAGTCCACGTCGTCTAGCTCCAGATACTGGCAGAGACGTGTCTGGTCTTCTTTCACTTTGGCTATGTGAGGGTCATCAGACAGGTAAGGGATGGTGGAGCTGCACTTCTTCCAGAACTGGGAGCAGTAGTCAGGACAGAGGCCAGGgatggtcctggtcctggtgctCGGATTCTCAGCATCAAAGAGGTGAGCTGCATATGGAGAGCATTCCTGAGGTGAGGAGAGATAATAAAGAGGATGACTGAGTATGATGTGTAGTATGTAGATTTCCTTAAACCGGCATTAACTGTTTTTTAATATGTCAACACTCATATTGTTATAGAGTTAGAATTATAGAATTATAGAggacggtctagacctgctctataaaaaaagcctcttgagataacttctgttatgatttgacgctatataaaaataaattgaattgattaTCACCTCTTAAGTTGATATTGTGAACTTGGTAGCACACAATgtcctatttacacatccagcaaatacagagcaacatttgtattaattggaaatcatgtttctgtccacctgatgtgttttaatttagctctgtttttgtgttCATCAACTCCTGATACACACTAAGTTCACCAGTTAATCGCTAACTGTGTCCGTCTGCTGGTTGGTGCTGGGCCAGTAGTGTACAGAGTACAGCTGCTTGCTGCCTGCTGCTGAAACAGGGTCAACGACAGCAGCAACACTGAAATAAAACACTAAAGTCACGGctcataaaaccaaaacaatggaATTGAGGGTAACTGCAGTCTCAGGTGATAATTATTTGTGGGTTCATCACCACGGCTGACCCCTCTCACATTACACATCATGTCATCAACTGttagcataaaaatattgattgtaGAAGCTTTAGCGAAATCAAATCTTGGTAGGCAACAATAAAGGATCTGTTTGTTTAGCTGATTTGAttgtaaaaatgtttcaaattgATTCTCCATTGTTTAAAGGAAACTTTAGTACTGTCATCAATAATATAACTGTCAACTAACACGAGGGACTCCTCTTATGTCACACTCTTTGAGCTGGACGTACAATACGTGCATGTATacctatatattatatatatatcatggaAGTCACAGAAAGCAATGTTGTTCGTCAGCCTCAAAAGAGACAATGAGTTGTTTTAAGGTATTGTTTTGAATAAATTTGACATTCTGacattgtttttacttttctaaataagaaaaaattataattttacaCAATACTGAGGTGAGGTTATTGTAATATGGGGGTTTCATGTCACCGCATGTCTGCAGATAAATGTAGTAATTAGGGAGACCGGGGTTGGTTGGCTCACTTTTCACTCTCTGCTGTATTTCTCTGGCATCATTTGTTATTGAAACAATATTCTAACCAGGGAGGTTAAGGTCTCAGCTATCAATAAATGATTTAATGTACACAAATGTTTTCTAAAATTAGGTGATTCATGATGATTCATCATCGTATCACAGGGTTGGTTGGAACAAGGTTTTAAAATGCTGAAACTGCAACCAGCAGAAACAATGTGAAcatttaattcaattaattaattatattaatctttcaaaatgttttttaatctcCTGAAATATCTCATCAAAATCTACATTATCAGttacattaaagcagcagtggggtagaaatggagcaaatattattaaaaaaagttattcttataaaacggtcgctatatcctaacattagtacatgagacaggtaatctgaaaaaaacaaatcatgttcctctgtgtcctctgtctgacctgtgattggtcaaagtctcccgtcacgggctagattatttaaagcctgaaaacagagccatgaggaggtgcagaagtctagttatctcccagaacacttgaattacaatatgctgaaaggttattatataatttttgcccaatgatgccaaaaacattctgcctactgcagctttaatggacACTTGTGCCAACCAACCCCACTCTTACCTAAGGCATATTTCTGACTAAACTTTATATCATACATAAACATATTACAACTCCTTTACACTTTTTCCCAAGTGTGCACAAAAAGTACAGTCAACTAGACAAAAAACACTAGTGATGGAACAAGAAATATCCAGTTATGACTAATTGGTGTTTCCTCTTATGAAAATAGGTccatagataaaaaaaaatcctaaatctTCCTCAGTCTAGATGGTAAAGTGCAGAGAGGTGAGCCTGTATTGCGTAATATTGGGTACATCTGCCTGATAATATGTTGCAGCCTCAGTTGCTCAATCAACATGTGAGAGGACTGAAAGCTGCcaacccttctctctctctctctctctctctctctgtgacctTTACCTTCATTCAGCTCATCGGGCAGCTGGACTTTACATTCTGTAAACTGACTGTAAGATCACATCATTCTGTTGAACTCTTTTAGTACTCATATAGTTCATAtagagttaccctgcactatactcattttgaacagtctcttctgcactatattcacttttttattagtcctgtatcacagctgttactctgcaccatattcagttttaacagttttcttcatctcactTGTacttttatatctggtatattctTTTGAACTTTGtgctttgtactactaacttttttactgcctttttactaacatgttttgcactatggaactgtgatgctgaaaacttgaatttccctcgggatcaataaagttactatctatctatctatctatctatcgataTAGTGTTTTTACGCATGACAGATCTCCGTGTTTTGGCTATCTTGTCAGACTACTGTGCGCATGATGGAGACGTTTTGGGACAAATCCCATCAGAGACCTTTGTCCCCGGCTGCATGTCCATAACGTTACCTGGCAGAGCAGCTCCAGGACGGACCCAGCACAGTTGGCATATCCATAATAATCAAAATGATCCATAATCTGGTAGTACTTAGTCATCAGCTCCTGGTCCTTCTGGTAATCACAGCAGCCAAACTCCTTGTACATGATGCAAAACTGCAGCTCCTGCAGCGGTCTGAAGGGCGGCTTGTAGTCCAGACACTGCGGGTGAGACGATACAGGTGCGGGACATAACGATAGAAAGACACACAACACAATGCCGACAGGCGAGACCCGCATCCGACCCGGGACTTTGCCGTAACACCGCTGCATTATGGCGTGCGTCGGAGACCATGGAGGACAAAGTTGTGCAGAAGAACAGAAGCGACTTCCTGTGCGCACTTTGCTCTTCTGACTCCAACTCCAACCATCCGCGCTATGTGGACCTGTGACGTGGTCAGCAGCTGTGTCAACCTGTCCttgtcctggtcctggtcctggtcccggTCCTGGTACTGGACTGTCTGTCCTCTGGCTGCAGCGTCTGAATCTGAGTGTCCTGCTACATCTGCACACAACATGGGAGGAAGCCACCGAGCGCGCGGGTCCATGCGCGGGTCGACTGCTGtctgatataataataacatcatcatcagcagtaacgtgacgtcacagTCCACAATAACTCCTCTAATCTCAGCATTATAtcacatttattgttttcattgacAGTCCAGTCTTctgaattttaattaattaggGCACGCAGTGCATTGTGGGACTGTGGGTTCTTCTGTTATTGTAGTTTCTTGTCTTAACTATTATCTTTTGCAACACATTCTAGTTGAATAATCATGATGTGACCTCCTGCTGCCCAGCAGATGGCGACCTTACCCAGCCTTCATCATCTCACTGCTGGATAACAACAGACACCATACTGGatatggag from Sebastes umbrosus isolate fSebUmb1 chromosome 16, fSebUmb1.pri, whole genome shotgun sequence includes:
- the hhipl1 gene encoding HHIP-like protein 1, producing MQRCYGKVPGRMRVSPVGIVLCVFLSLCPAPVSSHPQCLDYKPPFRPLQELQFCIMYKEFGCCDYQKDQELMTKYYQIMDHFDYYGYANCAGSVLELLCQECSPYAAHLFDAENPSTRTRTIPGLCPDYCSQFWKKCSSTIPYLSDDPHIAKVKEDQTRLCQYLELDDVDYCYPHLLSNQKLTQNLGRVQSDTDGCLQLCLEEVANGLRNPLAMVHANDGTHRFFVAEQVGLVWTYLPDRSKLEKPFLNITKAVLTSSWEGDERGFLGLTFHPMHKFNGKLYVYYSVEVGFDERIRISEFHVSANDMNVVDHASERVILEIDEPASNHNGGQLLFADDGYLYIFTGDGGMAGDPFGKYGNAQNKSALLGKVLRIDVNENERGPLYRIPPDNPFIHERGARPEVYAYGVRNMWRCSVDRGDPRTKEGKGRVFCGDVGQNKFEEIDIIEKGRNYGWRAKEGFSCYDKKLCANSSLDDVLPIYAYPHKMGKSVTGGYVYRGCEYPNINGMYIFGDFMSGRLMSLREDRNTGKWKYNEICMGMGLTCAFPGLINNYHQYIISFAEDEAGELYFMSTGIPSATSPSGVIYKVVDPSRRAPPRHCHYDPLPVRVKSNLIKFVPQETLIGVEERNKIQPEPQPTESYDWLQELIDRLGVPDPTTPSPTTTTTKSPRHTRRKGRRRKGKSRTESAPELQNGAVRLVGDEQGRSDRGRVEVYINGDWGTVCDDLWTTKNAAVVCRQLGFRHALKAAKNSEFGEGKDLQILLDDVQCEGTEASLLDCQHPGVGTHNCAHYEDAGAICGNSDYVVEV